One window of the Peptacetobacter hiranonis genome contains the following:
- a CDS encoding cell wall-binding repeat-containing protein, producing MGRFRKAIATMLVACMTMVTPASLGMTKVSANEANKTKMSVYSIDAGRKFFSVNQIKEIIDTANKTGYTHVQLLFGNDGLRLVLDDMTITANGKTYASDDVKEAIKSGTKKYYDDPNGTVLTQKDMEAILAHAKSKNVKIIPVISSPGHMDAILNTMEALGIENPKFNYQGTVSKTTLDLNNAKAVEFTKELVEKYAKYFNGKVEYFNFGADEYANDATYHGPSKKSGFLVLQEEKLYDDFIKYINEISAMVKENNMKPICFNDGIYYNQDEKNGTVDTDITVAYWTPGFDRYSPAPAKYLIEKGFKILNTNDNWYYVVGRNGEGWWYGSAMATDSMKKFKFNRVVGTADNEKPLPIVGSMACTWCDEPQKEYKPEIVKGLMELFANQNKDYIYPKANYAKVEDAIKKAPKDLTKYTEETAYNLNRAIASVTYGEKLADQAKVDAMANEITKATANLKVATSKKKKSAIFSIDAGRKYFSKDQLIEIIEKAHRNGYTDVQLILGNDGLRFALDNMDIKVNGKTYKSEDVKKAITKGNDIYYKDPNGDYLTEAEMDEILTVAKRLGMGVIPVINSPGHMDGILNAMEALGIKNPQYSHNGKKSTRTIDLNNKEAIEFNKELVKKYATYFAKKGSKIFNFGCDEYANDIDSSEEGYYNGWSRLQGEGMYPKFVTYVNDLSKVIKDAGMKPMCFNDGIYYNKKDEYGKFDKDIIISYWTAGWWEFYTAPAAYLYDKGHQIVNLNDGWYWVLGSYKNEANKLPYKYEDAMANIEKFDFNKVAGDSLGVPTIASMQAVWCDDPAQKHEMDKVMNLMDAYSAKHTGYLKRPGMKVNVAERIEGETRYETSLEVSKKAFSKSEKAYLVSGEKFPDALSAASLTSEGNGPILLVNDKTIDKVLAEVDRLNAKEIVLVGGGSISASNKNKVKEFAKSHSATVSELAGKDRFDTAVKVANKTITTLGNKGKVIIADGRNYPDAVSIAPYASKEGIPVLLANGNNVSKEVKDFLAKNNIKEAIIVGGDKAVGKDVEKLFKKVDRISGANRYETSAKIAEKFFASTDGIFMASGEAFADSLSVSYYASQKNTPVVLTIPNRLHDNTRKYMENNKYKNYYVIGGEAAVTSNIFR from the coding sequence ATGGGAAGGTTTAGAAAGGCAATTGCGACAATGTTAGTTGCTTGTATGACAATGGTTACGCCAGCGTCATTAGGTATGACTAAGGTTTCAGCTAACGAAGCCAACAAAACAAAAATGAGTGTATACTCAATAGATGCAGGTAGAAAGTTTTTCTCAGTAAATCAGATTAAAGAAATAATCGATACTGCAAACAAAACAGGATACACACACGTTCAGTTATTATTTGGTAATGACGGACTAAGATTAGTGTTAGATGATATGACAATTACGGCAAATGGGAAAACGTATGCGAGTGATGATGTCAAAGAAGCTATAAAAAGCGGAACAAAAAAATACTACGACGATCCAAATGGAACAGTTTTAACACAGAAAGACATGGAAGCTATATTAGCACATGCTAAATCAAAAAACGTTAAAATAATTCCAGTTATAAGCAGCCCAGGACACATGGATGCAATATTAAATACAATGGAAGCTCTAGGAATAGAAAATCCAAAATTCAACTATCAGGGAACAGTTTCTAAAACTACTCTAGACTTAAACAATGCAAAAGCAGTTGAATTTACAAAAGAATTAGTTGAAAAATATGCAAAATACTTCAACGGAAAAGTAGAATACTTTAACTTTGGTGCTGATGAATATGCAAATGATGCAACATATCATGGACCAAGCAAAAAATCAGGATTCCTAGTACTTCAGGAAGAAAAACTATACGATGATTTCATAAAATACATCAATGAAATATCTGCAATGGTAAAAGAAAACAACATGAAACCAATATGTTTCAATGATGGTATATACTACAACCAGGACGAAAAAAATGGAACAGTAGATACAGATATAACTGTTGCATACTGGACTCCAGGATTTGACAGATACTCTCCAGCTCCAGCTAAATACTTAATAGAAAAAGGATTTAAAATACTAAACACAAACGACAACTGGTACTATGTTGTTGGACGTAATGGAGAAGGTTGGTGGTACGGTTCTGCAATGGCTACTGACAGTATGAAAAAATTCAAATTTAACAGAGTAGTTGGAACAGCAGACAACGAAAAACCACTTCCTATAGTTGGAAGTATGGCTTGTACTTGGTGTGATGAACCACAGAAAGAATACAAACCAGAAATAGTAAAAGGTTTAATGGAATTATTTGCTAATCAGAACAAAGATTACATATATCCAAAAGCTAACTATGCTAAAGTTGAAGATGCAATAAAAAAAGCACCAAAAGACTTAACTAAATACACAGAAGAAACAGCTTACAATCTAAACAGAGCAATAGCATCTGTAACATATGGTGAAAAATTAGCTGACCAGGCAAAAGTAGATGCTATGGCAAACGAAATAACAAAAGCTACTGCAAACTTAAAAGTAGCTACAAGTAAAAAGAAAAAATCTGCTATATTCTCAATAGATGCAGGTAGAAAATATTTCTCAAAAGATCAGTTAATAGAGATAATAGAGAAAGCACATAGAAATGGTTACACAGATGTTCAGTTAATACTAGGAAATGATGGACTTCGTTTTGCACTAGATAATATGGACATAAAAGTAAATGGTAAAACATACAAAAGTGAAGACGTTAAAAAAGCAATAACTAAAGGAAACGACATATACTACAAAGACCCTAATGGAGATTACCTAACAGAAGCAGAAATGGATGAAATATTAACAGTAGCAAAAAGATTAGGTATGGGAGTAATACCAGTAATAAACTCTCCAGGTCATATGGACGGTATATTAAATGCTATGGAAGCTTTAGGAATAAAAAATCCACAGTATAGCCATAACGGTAAAAAATCAACAAGAACAATAGACTTAAACAATAAAGAAGCAATAGAATTCAACAAAGAATTAGTAAAAAAATATGCAACATACTTTGCTAAAAAAGGAAGTAAAATATTCAACTTCGGTTGTGATGAATATGCAAATGACATAGACTCATCTGAAGAAGGATACTACAATGGATGGAGTAGACTTCAGGGTGAAGGAATGTATCCTAAATTTGTAACTTATGTAAACGATTTATCAAAAGTAATAAAAGATGCCGGAATGAAACCAATGTGCTTCAATGACGGTATATACTACAACAAAAAAGATGAATATGGAAAATTCGACAAAGATATAATAATATCTTATTGGACAGCTGGATGGTGGGAATTCTATACAGCTCCAGCAGCATACCTATACGACAAAGGACATCAGATAGTAAACTTAAATGATGGATGGTACTGGGTATTAGGAAGCTACAAAAATGAAGCAAACAAACTTCCATACAAATACGAAGATGCAATGGCAAACATAGAAAAATTTGACTTCAACAAAGTTGCTGGGGATAGCTTAGGTGTTCCTACAATAGCAAGTATGCAGGCTGTTTGGTGTGATGATCCAGCTCAGAAACACGAAATGGACAAAGTAATGAATCTAATGGATGCTTATTCAGCTAAACACACTGGATACTTAAAAAGACCAGGTATGAAAGTTAATGTTGCTGAAAGAATAGAGGGTGAAACTAGATACGAAACTTCTCTAGAAGTAAGTAAAAAAGCATTCTCTAAATCAGAAAAAGCATACTTAGTATCTGGAGAAAAATTCCCAGATGCATTAAGTGCAGCTTCTTTAACTTCAGAAGGAAATGGTCCAATACTATTAGTAAATGATAAAACAATAGACAAAGTATTAGCTGAAGTAGATAGATTAAACGCTAAAGAAATAGTATTAGTTGGTGGAGGATCTATATCAGCGTCTAACAAAAATAAAGTAAAAGAATTTGCTAAATCTCACTCAGCAACTGTATCAGAACTTGCAGGAAAAGATAGATTTGATACTGCTGTAAAAGTTGCAAACAAAACTATAACTACACTTGGAAACAAAGGAAAAGTTATAATAGCTGACGGAAGAAACTATCCAGATGCTGTATCAATAGCACCATATGCTTCAAAAGAAGGAATACCAGTACTTTTAGCAAATGGAAATAATGTTTCAAAAGAAGTTAAAGACTTCTTAGCTAAAAACAATATAAAAGAAGCTATAATAGTAGGTGGAGATAAAGCTGTTGGAAAAGATGTAGAAAAACTATTCAAAAAAGTAGACAGAATATCTGGAGCTAATAGATATGAAACATCTGCAAAAATAGCAGAAAAATTCTTTGCAAGTACAGATGGAATATTTATGGCTAGTGGAGAAGCATTTGCTGACTCACTATCTGTAAGCTACTATGCATCACAGAAAAACACTCCAGTTGTACTTACAATACCAAACAGACTTCACGATAATACTAGAAAATATATGGAAAACAATAAATATAAAAATTACTATGTTATAGGTGGAGAAGCAGCAGTTACTTCAAATATATTTAGATAA
- a CDS encoding cell wall-binding repeat-containing protein, with amino-acid sequence MKKKLLSIFLSLSLIFSSIASMSVAFAEEPELEKISTEKVVQQDGIEVRMDMKAGSKIKIWTSLNGGNADPENVGEYFDGKEVHYDGWQLMKIDINIPKKDGLMIESIEPSIESLQPNYSKISEDDNGYNYSFYFKKNDTYNFNIGYKLNNVSNNINVEYKVDNLIEIPDVTMRGYFIVAIDPNEYHGYVTKDDIEEGRYYQQDGSFQKNNIDIGAYGGPDGFFGRVSNIEGVQYMKTMRQIKFYHNYLQKNPINAESLEPFTRGYYPEMSIFQFTSPYDSETKVKKSAYTSEMLGKILERMPNLTEFSANNIGFNNFEAFEKMNGKMDFIACKSSGITSIKGLEKHTGLTNLSLNVNEISDLTPLKNVKEATQWNFTQNEISDLRPIKDVKVNRVIHFGFQSIYPEPILATLNNDNYEIEVNMPIDIDGSYTKVGFADFLNSSSISSQVPSEERNQLLVKYPDGNKKVYPINEKDGKACIKIPKVDVPNAGTDKAFENVKMRLWFENDKGDDSRTRGVFNGRIEFGATTKKDKEKATVKYEAKNTSKNRTDVDVDDNILDVKNIKVSDYVNLPKDEKEYNVGETVTLQNPTTTKKINEDGEETGVSTEIKPGESVLVKYEVPNTKKETYVELKFEGYEPEKTNLVAGENTFVGKFKFNDLELVHYDFITDEGKEIPKNIEDKIRKEFKDFEEDELYYDGRTIALQKPSHNEIEDTNGTWKFKYWEYEEDGKYTPIKKDVIEVHHDEDLIGVWHFEPKSTGGGTGGGGTITPTPNPNPTPDKEDPDRVEGDDRIETSIEASEILYPNGTNAVVLANAERFSDVLTANPFAVQEKASALLTYKDKLPEKTLKEIERLGAKKIYVSGGYEAVSKKVVDSLAAKGYEIYRFDGLDRYDTARKIAIKIREKGNKEVVELASGENYPDALCMTSMAVKDNAPILLTRKDSIPKYTKQALAEWDIENVKIGGLDEAISKDVQNQIDKGFEITKGNKSDSNVYNGAKKVSRFGGKDRYETSTIIAANSYPESKLGVYATGEDFPDALIAGNYAGRKEAPVLLVKRDTLPKVVEKYTTDSKIEKATVIGGVNAVSDKVFNLIKAIINR; translated from the coding sequence ATGAAGAAGAAATTATTATCGATTTTTTTATCACTATCATTAATATTTTCTAGTATTGCATCTATGTCAGTAGCATTTGCTGAAGAACCAGAGCTAGAAAAGATTAGTACAGAAAAGGTAGTACAGCAAGATGGAATAGAAGTAAGGATGGACATGAAAGCGGGAAGTAAAATAAAAATATGGACATCCCTTAATGGAGGAAATGCTGATCCAGAAAATGTTGGTGAATATTTTGATGGAAAAGAAGTTCATTATGATGGATGGCAACTTATGAAAATAGATATTAATATACCTAAAAAAGATGGATTAATGATTGAATCAATAGAACCTAGTATAGAAAGTTTACAACCAAATTATTCTAAAATATCAGAGGATGATAATGGATATAATTATTCTTTCTATTTCAAAAAAAATGATACATACAATTTTAATATAGGATATAAACTAAATAATGTTTCTAATAATATAAATGTAGAATATAAAGTAGATAACTTAATAGAAATACCAGATGTTACAATGAGAGGTTATTTTATAGTAGCAATAGACCCAAATGAATATCATGGTTATGTAACAAAAGATGATATAGAAGAAGGAAGATATTATCAACAAGATGGAAGTTTTCAAAAGAATAATATAGATATAGGAGCCTATGGAGGACCAGATGGCTTTTTCGGACGTGTGAGCAATATAGAAGGTGTTCAGTACATGAAAACTATGAGACAGATAAAATTTTATCATAACTATCTACAAAAAAATCCAATTAATGCAGAATCATTAGAGCCTTTTACTAGAGGATATTATCCAGAGATGTCAATATTCCAATTTACTAGTCCTTACGATTCTGAGACAAAAGTAAAAAAGAGTGCCTACACGTCAGAAATGCTAGGGAAAATACTTGAAAGAATGCCTAATTTAACAGAATTCTCAGCTAATAATATAGGATTTAATAATTTTGAAGCATTTGAAAAGATGAATGGAAAAATGGATTTTATAGCATGTAAAAGTAGTGGTATTACATCTATAAAAGGTTTAGAAAAGCATACTGGTTTGACAAATTTATCTCTTAATGTAAATGAAATATCTGATTTAACACCGTTAAAAAATGTAAAAGAAGCAACACAATGGAATTTTACACAAAATGAAATATCTGATTTAAGACCAATAAAGGATGTTAAAGTCAATAGGGTAATACATTTTGGTTTCCAAAGTATATATCCAGAACCAATTTTAGCAACTTTAAATAACGATAACTATGAAATAGAGGTTAATATGCCTATAGATATTGATGGTAGTTATACAAAAGTAGGATTTGCTGATTTTTTAAATAGTTCAAGTATTTCAAGTCAAGTTCCAAGTGAAGAAAGAAATCAATTATTAGTCAAATATCCAGATGGAAATAAAAAAGTTTATCCTATAAATGAAAAAGATGGCAAAGCATGTATAAAAATACCAAAAGTAGATGTTCCTAATGCTGGTACAGACAAAGCTTTTGAAAATGTAAAAATGCGTCTTTGGTTTGAAAATGATAAAGGAGACGATAGTAGAACAAGAGGTGTATTTAATGGAAGAATAGAATTTGGAGCTACTACAAAAAAAGACAAAGAAAAAGCAACAGTAAAATACGAAGCTAAAAATACATCTAAAAATAGAACGGATGTAGATGTAGACGATAATATATTAGATGTAAAAAATATAAAGGTATCAGACTATGTAAATTTACCAAAAGATGAGAAAGAATACAATGTAGGAGAAACAGTAACACTTCAAAATCCAACAACTACTAAAAAAATTAATGAAGATGGTGAAGAAACAGGAGTATCTACAGAAATTAAACCAGGAGAGAGTGTTCTAGTAAAATATGAAGTACCTAATACAAAGAAAGAAACATATGTAGAATTAAAATTTGAAGGTTATGAACCAGAAAAAACAAACTTAGTAGCCGGAGAAAATACATTTGTAGGAAAATTTAAATTTAATGACCTTGAATTAGTACACTATGACTTTATAACTGATGAAGGTAAAGAAATTCCTAAAAATATTGAAGATAAAATAAGAAAAGAATTTAAAGATTTTGAAGAGGATGAATTATATTATGATGGAAGAACAATAGCTCTTCAAAAACCAAGTCATAATGAAATAGAGGATACAAATGGTACATGGAAGTTTAAATATTGGGAGTATGAAGAAGATGGAAAATATACACCTATTAAAAAAGATGTAATAGAAGTACATCATGATGAGGATTTAATAGGCGTATGGCACTTTGAACCAAAGAGTACTGGTGGTGGAACTGGTGGAGGTGGAACAATAACACCAACTCCTAACCCAAATCCAACACCAGATAAAGAAGATCCGGACAGAGTTGAAGGAGACGACAGAATAGAAACTTCTATAGAAGCTAGTGAAATCTTATATCCAAATGGAACAAATGCTGTAGTACTTGCAAATGCAGAAAGATTTTCAGATGTACTAACTGCAAATCCATTCGCAGTTCAGGAAAAAGCATCAGCACTACTAACATATAAAGACAAACTTCCAGAAAAAACTCTAAAAGAAATAGAAAGACTTGGAGCAAAGAAAATTTATGTAAGTGGTGGATACGAAGCAGTATCTAAAAAAGTTGTAGATAGCTTAGCCGCAAAAGGATATGAAATCTACAGATTTGATGGATTAGATAGATACGATACAGCTAGAAAAATAGCTATAAAGATAAGAGAAAAAGGAAATAAAGAAGTAGTAGAATTAGCTTCAGGAGAAAACTATCCAGATGCTCTATGTATGACATCAATGGCAGTTAAAGACAATGCACCAATACTACTAACTAGAAAAGATTCTATACCTAAATATACTAAACAAGCTTTAGCTGAATGGGATATAGAAAATGTAAAAATAGGTGGGCTTGATGAAGCTATATCAAAAGATGTTCAAAATCAGATTGACAAAGGATTTGAAATAACTAAAGGAAATAAATCTGATTCAAATGTTTACAACGGAGCTAAAAAAGTTTCTAGATTTGGTGGAAAAGATAGATATGAAACATCAACTATAATAGCTGCTAATTCTTATCCAGAATCAAAACTAGGAGTATATGCAACAGGAGAAGACTTCCCAGATGCATTAATAGCTGGAAACTATGCAGGAAGAAAAGAAGCTCCAGTATTATTAGTGAAGAGAGATACTTTACCAAAAGTAGTTGAAAAATATACAACTGATTCTAAAATAGAAAAAGCAACTGTAATAGGTGGAGTTAATGCTGTAAGTGATAAGGTATTTAACTTAATAAAAGCGATAATAAACAGATAG
- a CDS encoding peptidylprolyl isomerase: protein MEMNNPIVTIEMENGGVIKAELYPHIAPNTVNNFISLINKGYYNGIGFHRVIEGFMIQGGCPDGTGMGGPGYSIRGEFTGNGFTNNLKHERGVLSMARTMDPNSAGSQFFIMHKNSPHLDGQYASFGRVIEGMDVVDEIATTKTGWGDKPTTPQVMKCVTVDTLGKDYPEVEKF, encoded by the coding sequence ATAGAAATGAACAATCCAATAGTAACAATAGAAATGGAAAATGGTGGAGTAATAAAAGCAGAACTTTATCCACACATAGCTCCAAACACAGTTAACAACTTCATAAGCTTAATAAACAAAGGATACTACAATGGAATAGGATTCCACAGAGTAATAGAAGGCTTCATGATACAGGGTGGATGCCCAGACGGAACAGGAATGGGTGGACCAGGATACTCAATAAGAGGAGAATTCACTGGAAATGGATTCACTAACAACTTAAAACACGAAAGAGGAGTACTTTCAATGGCTAGAACAATGGATCCTAACTCAGCTGGATCTCAGTTCTTCATAATGCACAAAAACTCTCCACACCTAGATGGACAGTATGCTTCATTTGGTAGAGTAATAGAAGGTATGGATGTTGTTGATGAGATAGCAACTACTAAAACTGGTTGGGGAGATAAACCAACTACTCCACAGGTAATGAAATGTGTTACAGTTGATACTTTAGGTAAAGATTACCCAGAAGTAGAAAAATTCTAA
- a CDS encoding patatin-like phospholipase family protein, whose product MKKRKRDGKMKIALCMEGGGAKGAYEAGVVKALYDNGIKEYAAISGTSIGAINGYFLATGNMEKLAYIWNNVEENLGDTSIQIVDNKVNNDNLIKGLYMLEEDCRAEIPLYVNYVEVHDKCIEEKIVETSKLDKNECLECIKYSSLLPFNPIKQKGFKEGFIEDVAEGAYEGECLDGGMCRSLIVEPVLEVNPDKIVIISIQNDYEVPEELIEEFGADKFVVARPKQKFEPGATLNLNMDFCRKIFSDGYEIGQELVKEFK is encoded by the coding sequence ATGAAAAAACGAAAGAGAGATGGGAAAATGAAAATAGCTCTATGTATGGAAGGTGGAGGTGCAAAAGGTGCCTATGAAGCTGGTGTTGTAAAAGCTCTTTACGACAATGGAATAAAAGAATATGCAGCAATTTCTGGTACTTCAATAGGTGCAATAAATGGATACTTTCTAGCCACTGGAAATATGGAAAAATTAGCATATATATGGAACAACGTTGAAGAAAATCTTGGCGATACAAGTATACAAATAGTGGATAACAAAGTAAACAACGACAACCTAATAAAAGGATTATACATGCTTGAAGAAGATTGCAGAGCAGAAATACCTCTATATGTAAATTATGTAGAAGTTCACGACAAATGTATAGAAGAAAAAATAGTTGAAACTTCAAAACTAGACAAGAATGAATGTCTAGAATGTATAAAATACAGCTCACTTCTTCCATTTAATCCTATAAAACAGAAAGGGTTCAAAGAAGGATTTATCGAGGATGTAGCAGAAGGTGCTTACGAAGGTGAATGTTTAGATGGTGGAATGTGCAGAAGCCTTATAGTTGAGCCAGTACTTGAAGTAAACCCAGATAAAATAGTAATAATATCTATTCAGAACGATTATGAAGTGCCAGAAGAATTAATTGAAGAATTTGGTGCAGATAAATTTGTAGTTGCTAGACCTAAACAGAAATTTGAGCCAGGTGCTACACTAAATCTTAACATGGACTTCTGTAGAAAAATATTTTCTGATGGATATGAAATAGGACAGGAATTAGTTAAAGAATTTAAATAA
- a CDS encoding M18 family aminopeptidase: MKKFAENMLDFIYESPTQFNAVEVSAETLEKNGFEKLNPKENWKLEVGKKYYTTKNSSALVAFKINSDEIEKEGFRIIGSHTDSPGFRIKPNAEMESCGAYLKLNTEGYGGMILSTWLDRPLAMAGRVFLRGENPFKPVEKIVNINKPVCIIPNLAIHMNRSINDGYKYNKQTDMLPLVGLINEQLEKDNYMVKLLASELEVEVEEIIDFDIFLYEYEKGCFTGANGEFISTGRLDNLSMYYSSVEALLDSDSKSGISIAVGFDNEEVGSSTKQGADSNMLLNILERICISLGKDRQQFFEAIENSFIISSDLAHAVHPNVNGMADPTNRPVMGKGPVIKVHAGQAYTSDGYSISVYKEICRACGVEYQEFVNKSDQRGGSTIGPISSTHIDIPSVDIGAPILSMHSIRELGCSEDFYNTYKTFVKFYEI; this comes from the coding sequence ATGAAAAAATTTGCAGAAAATATGTTAGATTTCATATACGAAAGTCCAACACAATTTAACGCAGTTGAAGTATCTGCAGAAACGCTTGAAAAAAATGGATTTGAAAAATTAAATCCAAAAGAAAATTGGAAACTAGAAGTAGGCAAAAAATACTACACAACAAAAAATTCTTCGGCATTAGTAGCATTTAAAATAAATTCTGATGAAATCGAAAAAGAAGGATTTAGAATAATAGGATCACATACAGATTCACCAGGATTTAGAATTAAACCTAATGCTGAGATGGAAAGCTGTGGTGCATATCTAAAATTAAACACAGAAGGATACGGTGGAATGATTTTAAGCACTTGGCTTGATAGACCACTTGCTATGGCAGGGAGAGTATTTTTAAGAGGAGAAAATCCATTTAAACCAGTAGAAAAAATTGTAAACATAAACAAACCAGTTTGCATAATACCAAACCTTGCAATACACATGAATAGAAGCATAAACGACGGATACAAATACAACAAACAGACAGACATGCTTCCTCTTGTTGGGTTAATAAACGAGCAGCTAGAAAAAGACAACTACATGGTAAAGCTTCTAGCATCTGAACTGGAAGTAGAAGTAGAAGAAATAATAGACTTCGACATATTCCTATATGAGTATGAAAAAGGATGCTTCACAGGAGCTAATGGAGAATTTATATCTACAGGAAGATTAGATAACCTTTCAATGTACTACTCATCTGTTGAAGCGCTACTAGACTCAGACTCAAAATCAGGAATAAGTATAGCAGTGGGATTTGACAATGAAGAAGTAGGAAGCTCTACAAAACAGGGAGCCGACTCAAACATGCTCCTAAACATATTAGAAAGAATATGTATCTCTCTTGGGAAAGATAGACAGCAGTTCTTTGAAGCAATAGAAAACTCATTCATAATATCTTCAGACTTAGCACATGCTGTACATCCAAATGTAAACGGCATGGCAGATCCTACAAACAGACCAGTTATGGGAAAAGGACCTGTAATAAAAGTTCACGCTGGACAGGCATACACAAGCGATGGATATTCAATCTCTGTCTACAAAGAAATATGTAGAGCGTGTGGGGTAGAATATCAAGAATTTGTAAATAAATCTGACCAAAGAGGTGGAAGCACAATAGGTCCAATATCTTCTACACATATAGACATACCATCTGTTGACATAGGTGCGCCTATACTATCAATGCACTCTATAAGAGAACTAGGATGCAGCGAGGATTTCTACAATACTTACAAAACTTTTGTGAAATTCTATGAAATATAG